Proteins encoded together in one Amphritea japonica ATCC BAA-1530 window:
- a CDS encoding DUF1302 family protein, producing MSKRIITTMNKLAAGVAVGVTAMAAGYTGTAVAADTEWAGFVENATYLRDGVGLSKFRNTAQAEFSKPIESDSWSNVSINGTLRATYDGVYDLNDDEFGKDATEEYLGANWHEQDLSSTILQPGTPLPCENDPALCDNLDGYMDQDEKDAKYPDFNDQLDFIRELYISADKQLDNGDIINLSFGKQQVVWGKTDLFRVLDVINPVDYSRHNIYDELEDIRIPQWMLTAEWRMGPNEIFDDSNLSVVWNIDKFRPHNLGTCGQAYRIVDAGCFFSSRIIGGGPYVINDVEEHDWSLANSQFGLKWEGVYGDATFSLNALHYRQQLPSIHTNGNGVSPVPGSNFGLFNIHFPEVNLIGGSIDYYSMNQDAVWRLETSYTQGEEQPRDAYGYKETDMFRYVIGFDKNITIPELGTRSAFLLSTQLFGEHILDHERDMPNEAENWIATMLFKGFYVNNRLSPQIIIAHDFAAEATAIAPSIEYLIDDHWKVNAGFNIKEGGEKKFPWSVTGGAAGGVQTEPLARFLNGPIGVANQEDEFQMSVRYSF from the coding sequence ATGTCGAAAAGAATAATAACGACGATGAATAAACTGGCTGCGGGAGTGGCTGTGGGAGTGACTGCTATGGCAGCCGGTTATACCGGTACTGCGGTAGCGGCGGATACGGAATGGGCCGGCTTCGTTGAGAACGCGACTTATCTGCGTGATGGTGTTGGACTGTCAAAATTCCGAAACACTGCTCAGGCTGAATTTTCTAAGCCTATCGAATCTGATAGCTGGAGTAATGTGTCTATTAACGGTACGTTGCGGGCGACTTATGATGGTGTTTATGACCTGAATGACGATGAGTTCGGTAAAGATGCAACCGAAGAGTATTTGGGCGCTAACTGGCACGAACAGGATTTGTCTTCAACGATCTTACAGCCGGGAACACCCCTTCCTTGTGAAAATGATCCGGCCCTGTGTGACAACCTTGATGGCTATATGGATCAGGACGAGAAAGACGCTAAATATCCAGACTTCAACGATCAGCTGGATTTTATTCGTGAGTTGTATATCTCTGCTGATAAGCAGCTGGATAATGGCGATATTATTAATCTTAGCTTCGGTAAGCAGCAAGTGGTCTGGGGCAAGACTGACCTGTTCCGGGTGTTGGATGTAATCAATCCGGTGGATTACTCACGTCATAATATCTATGACGAGCTGGAAGATATCCGTATCCCTCAATGGATGCTGACCGCCGAATGGCGTATGGGCCCGAATGAGATTTTTGATGACTCCAACTTATCCGTTGTGTGGAATATTGATAAGTTCCGTCCCCATAATCTGGGTACCTGTGGTCAGGCGTATCGTATCGTTGATGCCGGTTGTTTCTTTTCCTCAAGAATTATTGGCGGCGGTCCATACGTCATCAATGATGTCGAAGAACATGACTGGTCATTAGCTAACTCTCAATTCGGCCTGAAATGGGAAGGCGTGTATGGGGATGCGACGTTCTCTCTGAACGCGTTGCACTATCGTCAGCAGCTACCTTCTATACATACTAATGGCAACGGCGTTAGTCCAGTCCCTGGTTCCAATTTTGGACTGTTCAATATCCATTTTCCTGAGGTTAATCTGATCGGTGGTTCTATCGATTACTATTCGATGAACCAGGATGCGGTATGGCGTCTTGAAACGTCTTACACCCAGGGTGAAGAGCAGCCACGGGATGCTTACGGTTATAAAGAGACCGATATGTTCCGTTACGTTATCGGCTTTGATAAGAATATAACGATTCCTGAGCTAGGTACTCGTAGTGCTTTCTTACTGTCCACTCAGCTGTTTGGTGAACATATCCTCGATCACGAAAGGGATATGCCAAATGAAGCGGAGAACTGGATCGCAACAATGTTATTCAAAGGCTTCTATGTGAATAACCGTCTCAGCCCTCAGATCATTATCGCCCACGACTTTGCTGCAGAGGCAACTGCTATTGCGCCGAGCATCGAATATCTGATCGATGATCACTGGAAAGTGAATGCTGGCTTCAACATTAAAGAGGGTGGCGAGAAGAAGTTTCCCTGGTCTGTTACCGGAGGGGCTGCGGGTGGTGTTCAAACAGAACCACTGGCGCGTTTCCTGAATGGCCCTATCGGTGTTGCTAATCAGGAAGATGAATTCCAGATGTCTGTTCGTTACAGCTTTTAA
- a CDS encoding efflux RND transporter permease subunit has product MSDKASAQSHKLTHLLHNLDERIFHHPKVVLGLILAITLFFASQIPGVKMYSDFADLLPQEHTYIELHNEIKESFGGANVVIVGVEVENGDIFSNEALARIHRVTQAVDSLPGINHNLVASVTHRNSRKVWMTPEGNVNSESYYDPQGGEISELELELLRQDIVANPRVYGPLVSPDMKMALVKAQLNEGQLDYVKTFDAIQQMRADEGAEGFKIHVTGQPMLVGWAYQYLGQIIEIFMFTALIMIALLIFYFRKAYGVLIPLAAVVVSTIWGIGIISLFGYNLDPLGLVIPFLISARAMSHGIQIVERYYLELNEHADHKKAAQLTFENLFRPGSLGVVSDAIGLLLIAIGSIPLNTKLAHYASLWALSIIITVLLAVPMLLSVLPKPKNYAVKHNLFRNVGYICADLVSTEKSARNALMMGALLLVGGWFFASKVVIGESEPGSPILYQDHDYNVSSGAINDSFPGSEELYIVAQTDEKGGIKRPEVLRALADLERHMLLDPEVGGAKGVPDLIMQVNRLLHNDDPRWMQIPGDAQYVGGLMFTYMMSSPIPGALNEFVDTDERIANLVFFYKDHQGETIRRAIHSAKQWIEANEGKVEGLQIRLAGGTIGVTAAMNEAAYETNLWVLPLVFLLIFAMVMFFYTSLQAGMMMFMAMMFATTLTYAYMGITQMGININTVPIIAVGVGVGIDYSIYMMDRIRSEMVNERDLAKAVRTAIRTTGLAISFTAITLIAGIVMWVILSDLRFQADAALLLSVMVILNGAAAMLLVPSWVLVFKPKFICEAYVDEDGVIHG; this is encoded by the coding sequence ATGTCTGATAAAGCATCTGCACAATCCCATAAGCTCACTCACCTGTTGCACAATCTGGATGAGCGTATTTTTCACCATCCTAAGGTCGTACTGGGCTTGATTCTGGCGATTACTCTGTTTTTCGCCAGTCAGATTCCGGGCGTTAAAATGTACTCTGATTTTGCCGATCTGCTGCCGCAGGAGCACACCTACATTGAACTCCATAATGAAATTAAGGAGTCTTTTGGTGGCGCCAATGTCGTTATTGTCGGAGTGGAAGTAGAAAACGGCGATATCTTCAGTAATGAAGCGCTGGCACGTATCCATCGTGTGACCCAGGCCGTCGATAGTTTGCCGGGTATTAACCACAACTTAGTTGCCAGTGTGACGCACCGGAATTCGCGCAAAGTATGGATGACCCCCGAGGGTAATGTTAACTCGGAGTCTTACTACGATCCCCAGGGCGGTGAAATTAGTGAGCTGGAGCTGGAACTTCTACGTCAGGATATTGTAGCTAATCCACGGGTTTACGGTCCTTTGGTTAGTCCTGATATGAAGATGGCGCTGGTTAAGGCGCAGCTGAATGAGGGTCAGCTGGATTATGTTAAAACCTTTGATGCGATCCAGCAGATGCGCGCAGATGAAGGTGCTGAAGGTTTTAAGATTCATGTGACGGGACAGCCGATGCTTGTGGGTTGGGCATACCAGTACCTGGGACAGATCATTGAGATCTTTATGTTTACGGCGCTGATTATGATTGCGCTGTTGATCTTCTATTTTCGTAAAGCTTACGGGGTTTTGATTCCACTGGCTGCGGTGGTGGTATCTACCATCTGGGGTATCGGTATTATCTCCCTGTTTGGCTACAACCTGGACCCGTTAGGGTTGGTTATCCCCTTTCTTATCTCGGCCCGGGCGATGTCTCACGGTATTCAGATCGTAGAGCGTTACTATCTTGAATTGAATGAGCATGCAGATCATAAAAAAGCTGCTCAGTTGACGTTTGAGAATCTATTCAGGCCGGGCAGTTTAGGCGTTGTTTCTGATGCCATAGGACTGTTGTTGATCGCAATCGGTTCGATTCCGTTGAATACGAAACTGGCTCACTACGCTTCCCTCTGGGCGCTGTCCATCATCATTACCGTATTGCTGGCCGTACCGATGTTGCTATCAGTACTGCCTAAGCCAAAAAACTATGCAGTTAAACATAACCTGTTTCGCAATGTCGGTTACATCTGTGCTGATCTGGTAAGTACTGAAAAGTCAGCCCGAAATGCTCTGATGATGGGAGCTTTGTTGCTGGTAGGGGGATGGTTCTTCGCGTCTAAAGTGGTGATTGGTGAATCTGAGCCTGGCTCTCCCATCCTCTATCAGGATCATGACTACAACGTCTCATCCGGCGCCATTAATGATAGTTTTCCTGGCTCAGAAGAGCTCTATATCGTTGCTCAAACCGATGAAAAAGGCGGTATCAAACGGCCTGAAGTATTGAGGGCGCTGGCGGATCTGGAACGACATATGTTGCTGGACCCAGAAGTGGGTGGGGCAAAAGGCGTACCCGATTTGATTATGCAGGTTAATCGCTTACTCCATAACGATGATCCACGTTGGATGCAGATCCCTGGTGATGCGCAATATGTCGGTGGCTTGATGTTTACCTACATGATGTCCAGTCCAATTCCGGGCGCGTTGAATGAGTTTGTTGATACCGATGAGCGTATTGCCAACCTGGTGTTCTTCTATAAGGACCATCAGGGTGAAACGATTCGCCGTGCGATCCATTCTGCAAAACAGTGGATAGAGGCAAATGAAGGCAAGGTTGAAGGGCTACAGATACGTCTGGCGGGCGGCACTATCGGTGTTACTGCGGCGATGAATGAAGCTGCTTACGAGACCAATCTGTGGGTATTACCCTTAGTTTTCCTGTTGATCTTCGCGATGGTGATGTTTTTCTACACCTCACTGCAAGCGGGCATGATGATGTTTATGGCAATGATGTTTGCGACCACGCTGACGTATGCCTACATGGGTATTACTCAGATGGGTATTAACATCAATACGGTGCCAATTATCGCGGTGGGTGTTGGTGTGGGTATCGACTACTCCATCTACATGATGGACAGGATCCGCTCTGAAATGGTGAACGAGAGGGACCTGGCCAAAGCAGTGAGAACCGCTATCCGCACGACTGGTTTAGCGATCAGTTTTACCGCTATTACCCTGATAGCCGGCATTGTTATGTGGGTCATCCTTTCAGACTTGCGCTTTCAGGCAGATGCAGCGTTATTGCTGTCTGTGATGGTCATTCTCAATGGTGCAGCAGCGATGTTGCTGGTGCCTTCCTGGGTGCTGGTCTTTAAACCGAAATTTATCTGTGAAGCTTATGTCGATGAAGATGGCGTGATCCACGGCTGA
- a CDS encoding WD40/YVTN/BNR-like repeat-containing protein → MRAINTTRLQKTDQQTEGKSGQAVSGFKSAALLASITLPLLLTGCEAPLNLEGIEQEKSKSVRRTDQLQALAKSKDVIIVVGSDGLVLTGSAPELNWQRQELESKPNFVAVETCPDDSLIALSMEHQLWISDDQGASWRSSDIPTSESLISVTCGPDNSYWATGSFTTLMSSHDKGANWTELSLNEDATISSIQFFDQDNAVAVGEFGFMARTEDGGQNWAIQEPIPNEFFPLGSHFSNASIGWVAGLGGTILSTTDGGLTWQKQATPTESPIYNFYANETRLFAFGDHGTVLEKQDDKWHKLDAPKVPVYLRAGKQIDEKRLLVSGGWGALFTVDI, encoded by the coding sequence ATGAGAGCAATAAATACAACAAGGCTCCAGAAAACTGATCAACAGACGGAAGGTAAATCAGGTCAGGCCGTTTCTGGTTTTAAATCGGCTGCACTGCTGGCGTCGATAACGTTGCCGTTGTTGTTAACTGGCTGTGAAGCGCCCTTGAATCTGGAAGGTATAGAGCAGGAGAAAAGTAAGTCAGTACGGCGTACTGATCAGCTGCAGGCGCTGGCTAAAAGTAAAGATGTAATTATCGTTGTCGGCTCTGATGGTTTGGTGTTGACCGGCAGTGCACCAGAACTCAATTGGCAGCGTCAGGAGCTTGAGTCTAAGCCAAACTTTGTGGCGGTTGAAACCTGCCCTGATGACAGTCTGATCGCTTTGAGTATGGAGCATCAGCTATGGATCAGCGATGACCAGGGAGCTAGCTGGCGCAGCAGTGATATTCCTACCTCTGAAAGCCTCATTTCGGTGACTTGTGGTCCGGATAATAGCTACTGGGCAACAGGCAGCTTCACTACGCTGATGAGCAGTCATGATAAAGGTGCTAACTGGACTGAGTTGAGCCTGAATGAAGATGCGACAATCTCAAGCATACAGTTCTTTGATCAAGATAATGCTGTAGCGGTAGGCGAGTTTGGTTTTATGGCTCGTACTGAAGACGGCGGCCAGAACTGGGCGATTCAAGAACCTATTCCGAATGAATTTTTCCCATTGGGGAGTCACTTTAGTAATGCTTCTATCGGTTGGGTCGCAGGCTTGGGTGGCACCATTCTTTCTACTACAGATGGTGGGCTGACCTGGCAAAAACAGGCCACACCAACTGAGTCTCCGATCTACAACTTCTACGCTAATGAAACCCGGCTGTTTGCCTTTGGTGATCACGGCACCGTATTAGAAAAACAGGATGATAAGTGGCACAAACTGGATGCGCCGAAGGTTCCGGTTTATCTGCGGGCTGGTAAACAGATAGATGAGAAACGACTGCTGGTCTCTGGAGGCTGGGGTGCTTTATTTACGGTCGATATCTGA
- a CDS encoding 2-hydroxymuconate tautomerase produces MPIVSINIMEGRSDEQKEQMIDAVSDALASSLNAPKESVRIMINEMPKQHFGIGGQSAKKLGK; encoded by the coding sequence ATGCCGATAGTAAGTATTAATATAATGGAAGGTCGCTCTGATGAGCAAAAAGAGCAAATGATAGATGCTGTAAGCGATGCGCTTGCCAGTTCACTGAATGCGCCGAAAGAGAGTGTGCGCATTATGATTAATGAGATGCCTAAACAGCATTTCGGGATTGGTGGCCAGTCGGCAAAAAAACTGGGTAAATAA
- a CDS encoding antibiotic biosynthesis monooxygenase codes for MTESCIQKQLIEPGEEGPVTVSISRQVKPGCESAYEAWISGVIDAASSYPGHQGSNVLRPSASTQDRYVLIYRFDSYENCQNWESSVLRGDWLNKLDGLVEGEAEVQRGTGLEFWFDLPELPVNKHPSPHKMALILISVVYVLVIVLNILLAPLLVDVGLWLKTAVIVVLQVLLMTYLVMPRVTRWLKNWLYQ; via the coding sequence ATGACTGAAAGCTGTATTCAAAAGCAACTGATTGAACCGGGTGAAGAAGGCCCGGTGACGGTGAGTATTTCTCGCCAGGTTAAGCCTGGGTGTGAAAGTGCTTATGAGGCCTGGATTTCAGGTGTGATTGATGCCGCTTCCAGTTACCCGGGACACCAGGGGAGTAATGTACTGCGTCCCTCGGCATCTACTCAGGATCGGTATGTGTTGATTTACCGTTTTGATAGTTACGAAAATTGTCAGAATTGGGAATCATCGGTCCTGCGAGGAGACTGGCTGAATAAGTTGGACGGGCTAGTGGAAGGTGAGGCTGAAGTGCAGAGGGGAACCGGTCTGGAATTTTGGTTTGATCTGCCGGAACTTCCGGTCAATAAGCATCCGTCGCCCCATAAGATGGCGCTGATCCTGATCAGCGTGGTGTATGTGTTGGTTATCGTTCTGAACATATTGCTGGCACCGCTATTGGTGGATGTCGGATTATGGTTAAAGACGGCTGTGATTGTGGTTCTGCAGGTATTACTGATGACGTATTTAGTAATGCCGAGGGTAACCCGATGGCTGAAAAACTGGTTGTACCAGTAA
- the dmpH gene encoding 2-oxo-3-hexenedioate decarboxylase, with product MANVKENKLTKKQIEELAIHLENAELQAYDVTKITNDFPDMTYEDAFDIQWEIRRRKEARGNKIVGMKMGLTSWAKMSQMGVEHPCYGFLADYFSVPDGGTIKHDELIHPKIEAELAFVTKAPLKGPGIHIGDVLRATDFVMPAVEVIDSRYRDFKFDLKSVIADNSSSARFITGGRMADVADLDLKNLGVVMEVNGEVVELGAGAAVLGHPAASVAMLANMLGERGEELPAGSFIMIGAITAAVQVNQGDSFCVRYQGLGSISGKFV from the coding sequence ATGGCTAATGTTAAAGAAAATAAGCTGACAAAAAAGCAGATTGAAGAGCTAGCTATTCATCTGGAAAATGCTGAATTACAAGCCTATGACGTAACAAAAATCACTAATGATTTTCCGGATATGACGTACGAAGATGCTTTCGATATCCAATGGGAGATTCGTCGCCGGAAAGAGGCGCGTGGTAATAAAATCGTGGGTATGAAAATGGGCCTCACCTCCTGGGCGAAGATGTCGCAAATGGGAGTTGAACATCCTTGCTATGGCTTCTTAGCGGATTACTTCTCTGTACCCGATGGCGGCACAATCAAACATGATGAACTGATCCATCCCAAGATCGAAGCTGAGCTGGCATTTGTGACTAAAGCGCCTCTGAAAGGTCCGGGTATACATATTGGTGATGTGCTGCGTGCGACTGACTTTGTCATGCCTGCGGTGGAAGTGATCGATTCTCGCTACCGGGATTTCAAGTTCGATCTCAAGTCAGTTATCGCAGATAACTCATCTTCAGCACGCTTTATTACGGGTGGGCGAATGGCGGACGTTGCCGATCTGGATCTTAAGAATCTGGGCGTGGTAATGGAAGTAAATGGTGAAGTCGTGGAGCTTGGTGCGGGTGCCGCAGTATTGGGCCATCCGGCAGCATCGGTGGCGATGCTGGCAAATATGCTGGGTGAACGCGGTGAAGAGCTACCTGCGGGTTCCTTTATTATGATTGGTGCGATTACTGCAGCGGTTCAGGTGAATCAGGGCGACTCATTCTGTGTCCGTTATCAGGGGTTAGGCTCCATTTCAGGAAAGTTTGTATAA
- the dmpG gene encoding 4-hydroxy-2-oxovalerate aldolase produces MSIQGKKVTLHDMSLRDGMHAKRHQISLDEMVSIATGLDEAGMPLIEVTHGDGLGGASLNYGFPAHTDEEYLSAVIPKMKNAKVSALLLPGIGTVEHLKMAKDLGVSTIRVATHCTEADVSEQHIGMAAKMEMDTVGFLMMAHMVSAEKVLEQAKLMENYGANCIYCTDSAGYMLPEEVKQKIGLLRAELNPNTELGFHGHHNLGMGVANSIAAVEAGANRIDGSVAGLGAGAGNTPLEVFVAVLDRMNADHGIDLYKIMDVAEDLVVPMMDHPIRLDRDALTLGYAGVYSSFLLFAKRAEATYGIQARDLLVELGRRGTVGGQEDMIEDLALTMAKEKGLI; encoded by the coding sequence ATGAGTATACAAGGTAAGAAGGTCACCCTTCATGATATGAGTCTGCGTGATGGTATGCATGCAAAGCGCCATCAAATCTCTCTGGATGAGATGGTCAGCATCGCGACCGGTCTGGATGAGGCGGGTATGCCGTTGATTGAAGTCACTCACGGTGATGGTCTGGGCGGCGCTTCTCTAAACTACGGCTTTCCGGCTCATACCGATGAAGAGTATCTGTCAGCGGTAATCCCGAAGATGAAAAATGCCAAAGTATCCGCTCTGCTGTTACCCGGAATCGGAACGGTGGAACATCTTAAGATGGCGAAAGATCTGGGCGTCAGTACGATTCGTGTTGCCACTCACTGTACCGAAGCGGATGTCTCTGAACAGCATATTGGTATGGCTGCGAAGATGGAGATGGATACTGTTGGCTTTTTGATGATGGCGCACATGGTGTCAGCTGAGAAAGTGCTGGAACAGGCAAAGCTGATGGAGAATTACGGCGCGAATTGTATCTATTGTACCGACTCTGCAGGATACATGCTGCCAGAAGAGGTTAAGCAGAAGATCGGGTTGCTACGTGCCGAGCTTAATCCGAATACTGAGCTGGGATTCCATGGGCATCATAATTTGGGAATGGGTGTTGCTAACTCTATCGCTGCGGTTGAAGCCGGAGCAAACCGGATAGATGGTTCGGTTGCAGGGCTGGGAGCCGGAGCAGGTAATACGCCACTGGAAGTCTTTGTAGCGGTATTGGACCGAATGAATGCCGATCATGGTATCGATCTGTATAAGATTATGGATGTTGCTGAAGATCTTGTCGTGCCGATGATGGATCACCCGATTCGACTGGACCGTGATGCGCTGACACTGGGGTATGCCGGTGTTTATAGCTCATTCCTGTTGTTTGCTAAACGAGCAGAAGCAACCTACGGCATTCAGGCCCGTGACCTGTTGGTAGAACTGGGTCGTCGTGGAACAGTAGGAGGCCAGGAAGATATGATTGAAGATCTGGCGCTGACAATGGCGAAAGAAAAGGGGCTTATCTGA
- a CDS encoding acetaldehyde dehydrogenase (acetylating): MSKKLKAAIIGPGNIGTDLLMKMMRSDWIEPVWMVGIDPESEGLKRAQEFGIKVSTTGVDGLVPHVLEDDIRVAFDATSAYVHAENSRKLNELGVIMIDLTPAAIGPFCVPPVNLADHAKNLEMNVNMVTCGGQATIPMVAAVSRVQEVEYGEIVATVSSRSVGPGTRQNIDEFTRTTSGAVEKVGGAKKGKAIIIINPAEPPLMMRDTIHCQTTDTPDQAAITESVQQMVKEVQKYVPGYKLVNGPVFDGNKVSVFMEVEGLGDFLPKYAGNLDIMTAAGLRTAEMFAEEAEAGSIELPAR, translated from the coding sequence ATGAGTAAGAAATTGAAAGCCGCCATTATCGGCCCCGGTAATATCGGTACTGATCTATTGATGAAAATGATGCGTTCCGATTGGATCGAACCGGTCTGGATGGTGGGCATAGACCCTGAGTCTGAAGGTTTAAAGCGTGCTCAAGAGTTTGGTATCAAAGTTTCCACTACCGGTGTTGATGGTCTGGTACCGCATGTATTGGAAGATGATATTCGCGTTGCGTTTGATGCGACGTCTGCTTATGTGCATGCAGAGAATAGTCGAAAACTCAATGAGCTGGGTGTGATTATGATCGACCTGACTCCAGCGGCTATCGGCCCGTTTTGTGTGCCTCCTGTGAACCTGGCTGATCATGCTAAGAACCTTGAGATGAACGTCAATATGGTGACCTGTGGTGGTCAGGCAACGATCCCTATGGTCGCAGCGGTTTCACGTGTACAGGAAGTTGAATATGGAGAAATTGTAGCCACTGTTTCTTCTCGTTCAGTAGGGCCGGGGACACGTCAGAATATTGATGAATTTACCCGAACCACTTCGGGTGCTGTTGAGAAAGTTGGCGGTGCTAAGAAAGGTAAGGCGATCATTATTATTAACCCGGCTGAGCCTCCGCTGATGATGCGTGACACTATTCACTGCCAGACGACGGATACACCTGATCAGGCGGCCATCACTGAATCTGTTCAGCAGATGGTGAAAGAAGTTCAGAAATATGTTCCCGGGTACAAGCTGGTTAACGGGCCTGTATTTGATGGCAATAAAGTATCGGTGTTTATGGAAGTGGAAGGTCTGGGTGACTTCCTGCCGAAGTACGCCGGTAACCTGGATATTATGACCGCGGCGGGATTGCGTACCGCTGAGATGTTTGCTGAAGAAGCCGAGGCGGGCAGTATCGAACTGCCAGCCCGATAA
- the dmpE gene encoding 2-oxopent-4-enoate hydratase codes for MNQEQIIQCGDELFQAMTEQKTLRPFTERYDDITVEDAYHISLRMIERRVAAGERIIGKKIGVTSKAVQNMLNVHQPDFGYLTDKMAFSEGQEMPISEQLIQPKAEGEIAFILKKDLIGPGVTNADVLAATDCVLPCFEVVDSRIEDWQIKIQDTVADNASCGLFILGDQAVDPRKVDLTTCGMVVEKNGEIISTGAGAAALGSPVNCVAWLANTLGQFGIPLKAGEVILSGSLVPLEPVQAGDFMRVSIGGIGSASVRFT; via the coding sequence ATGAATCAAGAACAGATTATACAGTGTGGCGATGAGTTGTTTCAGGCGATGACTGAACAAAAGACGCTACGCCCATTTACAGAACGATATGACGATATCACCGTTGAAGATGCTTACCATATCTCGTTGCGGATGATCGAACGCAGAGTTGCTGCAGGTGAAAGAATCATCGGTAAAAAAATCGGTGTCACTTCGAAAGCAGTACAGAACATGCTCAATGTTCATCAGCCGGATTTTGGCTATCTGACAGACAAAATGGCGTTTTCTGAAGGTCAGGAGATGCCTATTAGTGAGCAACTTATTCAGCCCAAAGCTGAAGGTGAGATCGCATTTATCCTGAAAAAGGATTTGATTGGTCCCGGGGTTACAAATGCCGACGTATTAGCGGCTACCGACTGCGTATTGCCCTGTTTTGAAGTAGTAGATTCGCGTATTGAAGACTGGCAGATCAAGATCCAGGACACGGTAGCTGATAATGCATCCTGTGGGTTATTCATCCTGGGTGACCAGGCAGTGGATCCCCGCAAAGTCGATTTAACAACTTGCGGCATGGTGGTGGAGAAAAACGGTGAAATTATCTCTACGGGTGCTGGTGCAGCAGCGTTGGGAAGCCCGGTTAATTGCGTCGCCTGGCTGGCAAATACCCTGGGTCAGTTCGGTATTCCTTTGAAAGCGGGTGAGGTCATTCTTTCAGGCTCATTGGTGCCTTTAGAGCCGGTGCAGGCCGGTGACTTTATGCGGGTTTCCATCGGCGGTATAGGTTCTGCCTCAGTACGTTTTACCTAA